From the genome of Eucalyptus grandis isolate ANBG69807.140 chromosome 2, ASM1654582v1, whole genome shotgun sequence, one region includes:
- the LOC120290178 gene encoding flavonoid 3'-monooxygenase-like — protein sequence MMPLSFILAAIAISIFLRSLLGYLTRPTRALPPGPKPWPLIGNLPHLGPMPHRSMAALARSYGPLLHLRLGLVDVVVAASGSVATQFLKTHDANFLSRPPCSAGKHLGYNHQSIVAVPYGSRWRMLRKISTVHLFSSKALDDFRHVRQEEVAILTRALAHVGSASANLARLLNVCTANALGRVMLGKRVLGDGKGRGNLKADEFKSMVVEMMVLGGVFNISDYVPALEWLDLQGVAAKMKRLHKRFDAFWTAILEEHRANMSNSGNKHNDLLSTLISLQDVADEEGGNLMDTEIKASVQTMFAAGTDTSSSTTEWAIAELIRQPGILARVQEEIDSVVGRDRLVTELDLPRLTYLQAVVKETFRLHPPTPLSLPRIAAESCEINGYRIPKGATLLVNVWAIARDPEAWAEPLAFRPERFLPGGEKANVDVKGNDFELIPFGAGRRICVGMSLGLRMVQFMTATLAHAFDWEVADGVSPEKLNMDEAFGLTLQRAEPLLVHPKPRLASHVYKASS from the exons ATGATGCCTCTCTCTTTTATTCTAGCCGCAATAGCAATATCCATCTTCCTACGCTCCCTCCTCGGCTACCTCACTCGGCCTACCCGTGCACTCCCGCCGGGCCCAAAGCCATGGCCCCTCATCGGGAACCTACCCCATCTCGGCCCCATGCCCCACCGCTCCATGGCGGCCCTAGCTCGGTCCTACGGGCCGCTCCTGCACCTGCGACTCGGGCTTGTTGATGTGGTAGTGGCCGCGTCGGGCTCCGTGGCAACCCAGTTCCTGAAGACCCATGACGCCAACTTCTTGAGCCGGCCACCCTGCTCTGCAGGGAAGCACCTTGGGTACAACCATCAGAGCATAGTGGCCGTACCATACGGCTCAAGGTGGCGGATGCTGAGGAAGATAAGCACCGTCCACCTCTTCTCCAGCAAGGCTCTCGACGATTTTAGGCATGTACGCCAG GAAGAGGTTGCGATACTCACGCGTGCCCTAGCACATGTGGGCTCGGCCTCGGCAAACCTAGCCCGATTGCTCAATGTGTGCACGGCGAACGCGCTGGGGCGGGTGATGCTGGGGAAGAGGGTGTTGGGGGACGGAAAGGGGCGGGGCAACCTGAAGGCGGACGAGTTCAAGTCGATGGTGGTGGAGATGATGGTGCTGGGCGGCGTGTTCAACATTAGCGACTACGTGCCGGCCCTCGAGTGGCTCGACCTCCAAGGGGTCGCGGCCAAGATGAAGAGGCTACACAAGCGCTTCGACGCCTTCTGGACGGCCATTTTGGAGGAGCACAGGGCCAACATGAGCAATAGTGGGAATAAGCACAATGACTTGTTGAGTACTCTGATCTCTTTGCAGGATGTTGCTGATGAGGAAGGAGGGAACCTCATGGATACCGAAATCAAAGCATCGGTTCAA ACCATGTTCGCGGCGGGCACCGACACTTCCTCTAGCACTACGGAATGGGCCATCGCCGAGCTCATCCGGCAACCCGGAATCCTGGCCCGAGTCCAGGAAGAGATCGACTCCGTGGTGGGACGAGACCGCCTCGTGACCGAGCTTGACCTGCCTCGCCTGACGTACCTCCAAGCCGTGGTCAAGGAAACCTTCCGGCTCCACCCGCCCACCCCTCTATCCCTCCCACGAATCGCGGCCGAGAGCTGCGAGATCAATGGCTACCGCATCCCCAAAGGCGCCACGCTACTGGTCAACGTGTGGGCCATAGCCCGTGACCCCGAAGCTTGGGCCGAGCCCTTGGCGTTCCGGCCGGAGAGGTTCCTGCCGGGCGGCGAGAAGGCCAATGTCGATGTCAAGGGTAATGATTTTGAGCTCATTCCGTTCGGGGCCGGGCGCAGGATATGCGTCGGAATGAGCCTGGGCTTGAGGATGGTCCAATTCATGACCGCGACGTTGGCCCATGCTTTCGACTGGGAGGTGGCTGACGGCGTTTCGCCGGAGAAGCTTAACATGGATGAAGCTTTCGGGCTCACCTTACAGCGAGCCGAGCCTTTGTTGGTCCACCCGAAACCGAGGCTTGCCTCACATGTCTACAAGGCATCAAGTTGA
- the LOC104420441 gene encoding chaperone protein ClpB1, which produces MNPGKITLKTNEALARARLLAVMAGCAQFAPLHLAAGLVSDPTGIFNQAITSVGGESASKAVERVLNQALRKLPSQSPPPDKVFASPFMIKVIWQAEATQKARGDSHMAIDQLILSLLEDSHIRDLLKEAGVDPARVKSEVEKLCGKEGRRVESALGDTAFQALKTYGRDLVDEAGKLDPVIGRDEEIRRVVRILSRRTKNNPVLIGEPGVGKTAVVEGLAQRIVKGDVPSNLADVRVVALDMGALVAGTMYRGQFEERVKAVLKEVEENQGKVILFIDEIHLVLGAGRTQGSMDAANLFKPMLARGQLRCIGATTLKEYRKYVEKDAAFERRFQQVYVAEPSVADTISILRGLKEKYEGHHGVRIQDRALVVAAQLSSRYITGRHLPDKAIDLVDEACANVRVQLDSQPEEIENLERKRVQLEIELHALEKEKDKASKARLVEVRMELDNLRDKSQPLIMKYKKEKQIINEIRRLKRKGEELLFAAQEPKRRYDLARAADLRYGAIPEVEHAIAELEGNVEESLILTETVGPEHIAEVVTRWTGIPVTRLSQNEKERLVGLAERLHQRVVGQNQVVDAVADAVLRSRARLGRPLQPTGSFLLLGPSGVGKTELAKALAEQLFDDENRIVRIDMSEYLEQHSVARLIGAPPGYVGHEEGGQLTEAVRRRPYSIVLFDEVEKAHVSVYNTLLQVLDDGRLTDGQGRTVDFRNTIIIMTSNLGAEHLLLALTGKCSIEVARDRVMQEVRKHFRPELVNRLDEIVVFDPLSHDQLRKVARLQMKEVATQLAERGIAAEVTDAALDYVLAKSYDPVYGARPIRRWLEKTVVTELSRMLIREELDENSTVYIDAVPLGDGLVYRVEKNGGLIDPETG; this is translated from the exons ATGAATCCTGGGAAGATCACCCTCAAGACGAACGAGGCGCTGGCCAGGGCTCGCTTGCTGGCGGTGATGGCTGGCTGTGCGCAGTTCGCTCCTCTCCATCTTGCGGCAGGGTTGGTCTCAGACCCGACCGGGATCTTCAATCAGGCGATCACCAGCGTCGGTGGGGAGAGCGCCTCGAAAGCGGTGGAGAGGGTACTGAACCAAGCCTTGAGGAAACTTCCGTCGCAGAGCCCACCGCCGGACAAAGTCTTTGCGAGTCCTTTTATGATTAAGGTGATATGGCAGGCTGAGGCCACTCAGAAGGCGCGGGGGGACTCTCACATGGCCATTGATCAGCTGATCTTAAGCCTCCTCGAGGACTCCCATATCAGGGACCTGCTTAAAGAAGCGGGGGTTGATCCGGCAAGAGTGAAGTCTGAGGTCGAGAAGCTGTGCGGCAAAGAAGGAAGGAGAGTGGAAAGTGCCTTGGGGGACACCGCTTTCCAGGCATTGAAGACTTACGGAAGAGACCTGGTCGATGAGGCTGGTAAATTGGACCCTGTCATTGGTCGCGATGAGGAGATTAGGAGGGTTGTGAGAATCCTCTCAAGGAGGACTAAAAACAACCCGGTTCTTATTGGAGAACCCGGGGTGGGTAAAACTGCTGTGGTAGAAGGCTTGGCTCAGAGGATAGTGAAAGGCGACGTGCCAAGCAACTTAGCTGACGTGAGAGTCGTGGCGTTGGACATGGGCGCTCTGGTCGCAGGCACGATGTATAGAGGCCAATTCGAGGAGCGTGTCAAGGCAGTTTTGAAGGAAGTGGAAGAGAACCAAGGGAAAGTGATTTTGTTCATTGATGAAATTCACCTTGTTCTCGGTGCAGGACGAACCCAGGGGTCCATGGATGCCGCAAATCTGTTTAAGCCCATGCTTGCTAGGGGTCAGCTCAGGTGCATTGGCGCCACGACCCTCAAAGAGTACAGGAAGTACGTCGAGAAAGACGCGGCCTTTGAGAGGAGGTTCCAACAGGTTTATGTGGCAGAGCCAAGCGTTGCTGACACAATTAGCATTCTGCGGGGGCTGAAAGAGAAGTATGAAGGGCATCATGGTGTTCGGATTCAAGACCGAGCACTGGTGGTCGCTGCACAATTGTCGAGCAGATACATAACTG GTCGTCATCTGCCTGATAAGGCCATAGATCTGGTCGATGAGGCCTGTGCAAATGTGCGAGTCCAGCTGGATAGCCAGCCGGAAGAAATCGAAAACCTTGAAAGGAAGAGAGTGCAATTGGAAATTGAGCTCCATGCtcttgagaaagaaaaggataaggCGAGCAAAGCTCGATTAGTGGAG GTCCGTATGGAGCTTGATAACTTGAGAGACAAGTCACAGCCTCTGATCATGAagtataaaaaggaaaaacaaataatcaacGAGATCCGGCGGCTCAAGCGAAAGGGAGAAGAGCTTCTCTTTGCTGCACAAGAGCCCAAAAGAAGATATGACTTAGCTAGAGCTGCTGATTTGCGGTATGGGGCGATCCCGGAAGTGGAACACGCTATTGCAGAGCTTGAAGGAAACGTTGAAGAGAGCCTGATTTTGACGGAGACCGTTGGGCCAGAGCATATAGCAGAGGTAGTGACTCGCTGGACCGGCATACCTGTTACGAGGCTCAGCCAGAATGAGAAAGAGAGGTTGGTTGGGCTCGCAGAAAGATTGCATCAGAGAGTTGTCGGACAAAATCAAGTGGTCGATGCTGTTGCTGATGCTGTGTTGAGGTCGAGAGCCAGGTTAGGAAGACCACTGCAACCAACTGGATCATTCCTACTCCTGGGTCCATCTGGAGTCGGCAAGACAGAACTCGCAAAGGCTCTTGCTGAGCAGCTCTTTGATGATGAAAACCGAATTGTAAGAATCGACATGTCCGAGTACTTGGAACAACATTCGGTCGCTCGTCTGATTGGCGCACCTCCCGG ATATGTTGGGCATGAGGAGGGGGGGCAACTCACTGAGGCCGTGAGGCGGAGACCTTACAGCATTGTGCTATTCGACGAGGTCGAGAAAGCGCATGTATCTGTCTACAACACCCTACTCCAAGTTTTGGATGATGGAAGACTTACTGATGGCCAGGGCCGCACGGTCGACTTTCGGAATACCATAATCATCATGACCTCGAACCTCGGGGCAGAGCACCTCCTGTTGGCACTTACAGGCAAGTGCTCAATCGAAGTCGCTCGCGATCGAGTCATGCAAGAG GTGAGGAAGCATTTCAGGCCAGAGTTGGTTAACCGGCTTGATGAGATCGTTGTGTTCGATCCTCTATCACACGATCAACTGAGGAAAGTTGCCAGGTTGCAGATGAAAGAAGTGGCCACTCAGCTTGCCGAGAGAGGCATCGCCGCGGAAGTGACCGACGCGGCTTTGGACTACGTCTTAGCCAAAAGCTACGATCCA GTTTATGGTGCTAGACCCATCAGGAGGTGGCTCGAGAAGACAGTCGTGACCGAGCTGTCGAGGATGCTCATAAGGGAGGAGCTCGACGAGAACTCGACTGTTTACATAGACGCCGTGCCGCTTGGCGACGGCTTGGTGTACCGAGTGGAGAAGAATGGAGGACTAATCGATCCGGAAACCGGGTAG